In Pantoea cypripedii, the following proteins share a genomic window:
- the soxR gene encoding redox-sensitive transcriptional activator SoxR, whose protein sequence is MKKERNYPKPVLTPGEVAKRSGVAVSALHFYETKGLISSTRNNGNQRRYSRDVLRRVAIIKIAQRIGIPLATVSDSLMHVPANKRMSTQEWDALTQHWREELDKRIETLTRLRNDLDGCIGCGCLSMRDCPLRNPGDRLAEQGSGAVLLDPQQDEQKR, encoded by the coding sequence ATGAAAAAAGAACGCAACTACCCGAAGCCGGTACTGACGCCGGGCGAAGTGGCAAAGCGCAGCGGCGTGGCGGTCTCGGCGCTACATTTTTATGAGACCAAAGGATTGATCTCCAGCACGCGCAATAACGGCAACCAGCGGCGTTACAGCCGCGATGTGCTGCGCCGCGTGGCGATCATTAAAATCGCGCAACGTATCGGTATTCCTCTCGCCACGGTGAGCGATAGCCTGATGCATGTGCCTGCCAACAAACGTATGTCGACCCAGGAATGGGACGCGCTGACCCAGCACTGGCGCGAGGAACTGGATAAACGCATCGAAACGCTTACGCGCCTGCGTAACGATCTCGACGGTTGTATTGGGTGCGGTTGTCTGTCGATGCGTGATTGTCCGCTGCGTAACCCCGGCGACCGATTGGCAGAACAAGGTTCAGGGGCGGTGTTACTCGATCCACAACAGGACGAGCAGAAACGCTAA
- a CDS encoding glutathione S-transferase family protein, with the protein MITVHHLENSRSHRVLWLLEELSVPYQIKRYQREGTLLAPESLKKVHPLGKSPVITDGNRVVAESGAILEYLAEKYDAEYRLKPGDEDAQIQARYWLHYAEGSLMPLLVMKLVFGQLGKKPVPWLLRPAGKALSAGIQKAWLNKQLALHGSVIEQHLSQHPYFAGHRFTIADIQMSFPLLAMRARTGLRDMPASLRWLEGMEQRAAWQRALEQGGPINFSG; encoded by the coding sequence ATGATCACCGTTCACCATCTTGAAAATTCCCGTTCACATCGGGTGCTGTGGCTGCTGGAAGAGTTATCAGTGCCTTACCAAATTAAGCGTTACCAACGTGAAGGCACCTTGCTGGCACCGGAGTCGCTGAAAAAAGTCCATCCGCTGGGCAAATCCCCGGTGATCACCGATGGCAATCGGGTGGTGGCGGAGTCCGGGGCCATCCTCGAATATCTGGCAGAAAAATATGACGCCGAGTATCGGCTGAAACCTGGTGATGAGGATGCGCAGATTCAGGCCCGCTACTGGCTGCATTACGCCGAGGGATCGCTGATGCCGCTGCTGGTGATGAAACTGGTGTTCGGCCAGTTGGGCAAAAAGCCGGTGCCCTGGCTGCTGCGTCCGGCGGGCAAAGCGCTCAGCGCGGGTATCCAGAAAGCGTGGCTGAACAAGCAGCTGGCGCTGCATGGTAGCGTGATTGAGCAACATCTCAGCCAGCACCCTTACTTTGCCGGTCATCGTTTTACCATCGCCGATATCCAGATGAGTTTTCCGTTGCTGGCAATGCGCGCGCGTACCGGTCTGCGCGATATGCCCGCCAGTCTGCGCTGGCTGGAAGGGATGGAACAACGGGCGGCCTGGCAGCGGGCGCTGGAGCAGGGCGGTCCGATAAATTTCAGCGGTTAA
- the soxS gene encoding superoxide response transcriptional regulator SoxS produces MMQEEIIHSLTHWIDQNLDKTLSIDEVAAKSGYSKWHLQRMFRTVTKQTLGGYIRERRLTLAAEALRQTQRPVFDIAMQYGYDSQQTFSRVFRRQFSQTPTAYRHTMRRQAMIQRPRLVSFDCNENLASFTQRTTGECCPIR; encoded by the coding sequence ATGATGCAAGAGGAAATCATTCATTCACTGACGCACTGGATCGATCAGAATCTGGATAAAACCCTGTCAATTGATGAAGTAGCGGCCAAATCAGGTTATTCCAAATGGCACCTGCAACGTATGTTCCGTACCGTGACGAAACAAACGTTGGGCGGCTATATCCGCGAACGCCGTTTAACGCTGGCAGCAGAAGCACTGCGCCAGACGCAACGCCCGGTATTTGATATTGCGATGCAGTACGGCTATGACTCGCAACAAACTTTTTCCCGCGTGTTTCGTCGTCAGTTCTCGCAAACACCGACGGCCTATCGCCACACCATGCGTCGTCAGGCGATGATCCAGCGTCCACGCCTGGTGAGCTTTGATTGCAACGAGAACCTGGCCAGCTTTACCCAGCGTACCACCGGCGAGTGCTGCCCGATCCGCTAA
- a CDS encoding YjcB family protein, whose protein sequence is MATLTTSLIVMRWELLSAIMMFFASTLKIRFRQNSHHVMALMCGGIGLGMSCWFVTGLLGITLSMENLHNFMEITKNAFVEVMSQTPADWPMP, encoded by the coding sequence ATGGCTACTTTAACCACCAGTCTTATCGTTATGCGCTGGGAATTGCTGAGCGCAATAATGATGTTTTTCGCCAGCACCCTGAAAATTCGTTTTCGTCAGAACAGCCACCATGTGATGGCGCTGATGTGCGGCGGAATCGGCCTGGGCATGTCCTGCTGGTTTGTCACCGGCCTGCTGGGAATCACCCTGAGCATGGAAAATCTGCATAACTTTATGGAAATCACCAAAAACGCCTTCGTTGAGGTGATGAGCCAGACCCCTGCCGATTGGCCAATGCCCTGA